Proteins found in one Gigantopelta aegis isolate Gae_Host chromosome 12, Gae_host_genome, whole genome shotgun sequence genomic segment:
- the LOC121385958 gene encoding uncharacterized protein LOC121385958 yields the protein MFDQFGIHIKILDGIHINILDGIHINILDGIHINISGGIHINIVGGIHINIVDGIHINIVRDSYKHIGRDSYKHIGRDSYKHSGRDSYKHSERDSYKHSGRDSYKHRGIHINIVDGIHINIVGGIHINILHGIHINILDGIHINIVRGIHINIVDRIHINILDGIHINIVDRIHINILDGIHINIVGGIHINIVGGIYINILDEIHINISGGIHINISGGIHINIVRGIHINILDRIHINILDGIPINISDGIHINIVRGIHINIVRGIHINILDGIHINISGGIHINIVRGIHINILDGIHINISGGIHINSGRDSYKDSERDSYKHIGWDSYKHLGRDSYKHSGRDSYKLSERDSYKHIRRD from the exons ATGTTCGACCAGTTCG ggattcatataaaaatattggaCGGGATTCATATAAACATATTGGATGGGATTCATATAAACATATTGGATGGGATTCATATAAACATCTCGGGCGGGATTCATATAAACATAGTGGGAGGGATTCATATAAACATAGTGGACGGGATTCATATAAATATAGTGAGGGATTCATATAAACATATTGGACGGGATTCATATAAACATATTGGACGGGATTCATATAAACATAGTGGGAGGGATTCATATAAACATAGTGAGAGGGATTCATATAAACATAGTGGACGGGATTCATATAAACATAGAGGGATTCATATAAACATAGTGGACGGGATTCATATAAACATAGTGGGAGGGATTCATATAAACATATTGCACGGGATTCATATAAACATATTGGACGGGATTCATATAAACATAGTGAGAGGGATTCATATAAACATAGTGGACAGGATTCATATAAACATATTGGACGGGATTCATATAAACATAGTGGACAGGATTCATATAAACATATTGGACGGGATTCATATAAACATAGTGGGAGGGATTCATATAAACATAGTGGGAGGgatttatataaacatattggaCGAGATTCATATAAACATCTCGGGCGGGATTCATATAAACATCTCGGGCGGGATTCATATAAACATAGTGAGAGGGATTCATATAAACATATTGGACAGGATTCATATAAACATATTGGATGGGATTCCTATAAACATCTCGGACGGGATTCATATAAACATAGTGAGAGGGATTCATATAAACATAGTGAGAGGGATTCATATAAACATATTGGATGGGATTCATATAAACATCTCGGGCGGGATTCATATAAAC ATAGTGAGAGGGATTCATATAAACATATTGGATGGGATTCATATAAACATCTCGGGCGGGATTCATATAAACAGTGGGAGGGATTCATATAAAGATAGTGAGAGGGATTCATATAAACATATTGGATGGGATTCATATAAACATCTCGGGCGGGATTCATATAAACATAGTGGGAGGGATTCATATAAACTTAGTGAGAGGGATTCATATAAACATATCAGGCGGGATTGA